One Rhizobiales bacterium GAS188 DNA window includes the following coding sequences:
- a CDS encoding hopanoid biosynthesis associated protein HpnK has product MKQLIVTADDFGLATEVNDAVEKAHTDGILSAASLMVGASASADAVSCARRMPDLRVGLHLTLVEGRPVLPAAEIPDLVDKTGRLRNDLAAYGVAIMAMPSVRRQLRAEIRAQFEAYRATGLTLDHVNAHRHYHLHPTVLSEILAIGVDYGMRALRVPVEPMSLLRAVEPKRRGPAAMIAAPWAARMLRRVKMSGLVTTDRVFGLAWSGAMTEGRVAGLLERLPLGRTEIYTHPATSGDYEGAARGYRYNDEFAALMSRRCREAMQRSGAVVGGYGDLKDVG; this is encoded by the coding sequence GTGAAGCAACTCATCGTCACGGCCGACGATTTCGGCTTGGCGACCGAAGTCAACGACGCGGTCGAAAAGGCGCATACGGACGGTATTCTCAGTGCGGCGAGTCTCATGGTCGGCGCGTCGGCGTCGGCCGACGCCGTCTCGTGCGCGAGGCGCATGCCGGACCTGCGCGTCGGGCTGCATCTCACATTGGTCGAGGGCCGGCCGGTGTTGCCGGCCGCCGAAATTCCCGATCTGGTCGACAAGACCGGCCGCTTGCGCAATGACCTCGCGGCCTATGGCGTCGCAATCATGGCCATGCCCTCGGTTCGACGCCAGCTTCGTGCCGAGATCAGGGCACAGTTCGAGGCCTATAGAGCGACCGGGCTTACGCTCGACCATGTCAACGCGCATCGGCACTATCACCTGCACCCGACAGTGCTGAGCGAGATTCTCGCCATCGGCGTCGACTATGGCATGCGAGCCCTGCGGGTGCCGGTCGAGCCGATGTCGCTGTTGCGCGCCGTCGAGCCTAAGCGCAGAGGTCCGGCCGCGATGATCGCGGCACCTTGGGCCGCAAGAATGCTGAGGCGGGTCAAGATGTCTGGGCTGGTCACCACAGATCGCGTATTCGGGCTTGCCTGGTCGGGCGCCATGACCGAGGGGCGAGTGGCCGGGCTCCTCGAGAGGCTTCCGCTCGGCCGCACGGAGATTTACACTCATCCGGCGACATCTGGAGACTATGAGGGCGCAGCCCGGGGCTATCGCTACAACGACGAGTTTGCGGCGCTCATGTCTCGGCGATGCCGCGAGGCGATGCAGCGGTCGGGCGCAGTAGTCGGCGGCTATGGCGACTTGAAGGATGTGGGCTGA
- a CDS encoding 4-hydroxy-3-methylbut-2-enyl diphosphate reductase → MKIILAQPRGFCAGVVRAIDIVERALEKYGAPVYVRHEIVHNRHVVESLKAKGARFVEELDEVPTGAVTIFSAHGVSRKVENEAKLRSLPTIDATCPLVTKVHIQGRRYVAQGRVLVFIGHAGHPEVEGTLGQIDGELHLVGNEEDVDKLPIATDTPIAYVTQTTLSVDDTRGVIAALHRRFSDVAGPEIRDICYATQNRQTAVRELSRVADVLIVVGARNSSNSNRLREIGEEAGLPSYLVADGSEIDAEWVRNAGVVGVTAGASAPEILVQDVVRTLMRIAPSELSVLDGPQETVSFRLPAELTN, encoded by the coding sequence ATGAAGATCATTCTTGCCCAGCCACGCGGATTTTGCGCCGGGGTCGTTCGAGCCATCGACATCGTCGAGCGAGCGCTCGAGAAGTATGGAGCGCCGGTCTATGTGCGCCACGAGATCGTGCATAACCGCCATGTCGTCGAATCACTCAAGGCCAAGGGCGCGCGCTTCGTCGAGGAACTGGACGAAGTGCCGACGGGGGCGGTGACGATTTTCAGCGCCCATGGCGTATCACGAAAAGTCGAAAACGAAGCGAAGCTGCGGTCGCTCCCCACCATCGATGCAACCTGCCCGCTGGTCACGAAGGTGCATATTCAGGGGCGCCGCTACGTTGCGCAAGGACGGGTCCTGGTCTTCATCGGCCATGCCGGGCACCCGGAAGTCGAAGGGACGCTCGGGCAGATCGATGGCGAATTGCACCTCGTCGGAAACGAGGAGGACGTGGACAAGCTTCCTATCGCCACCGACACGCCCATCGCCTACGTCACTCAGACGACGCTGAGCGTCGACGATACTCGCGGCGTGATCGCTGCCTTGCATCGGCGCTTCAGCGACGTCGCAGGGCCGGAGATTCGAGACATCTGCTACGCGACGCAGAATCGGCAGACTGCGGTGCGCGAATTGTCACGGGTCGCAGACGTGCTCATCGTGGTAGGAGCCCGCAACAGCTCCAATTCCAACCGGTTGCGCGAAATCGGGGAGGAAGCGGGGTTGCCGAGCTACCTCGTTGCCGATGGGAGCGAGATCGATGCGGAATGGGTGCGCAATGCGGGCGTCGTCGGCGTAACGGCCGGCGCGTCTGCGCCCGAGATCCTGGTCCAGGACGTGGTCCGGACTTTGATGCGGATCGCACCGTCAGAATTGTCGGTCCTCGACGGGCCGCAGGAGACCGTGAGCTTCCGTCTTCCCGCGGAGCTCACGAATTGA
- a CDS encoding hopanoid biosynthesis associated radical SAM protein HpnH → MGIPLRQIARVGSYIVRQHLAGRKRYPLVLMLEPLFRCNLACAGCGKIDYPEAILNKRISVKDALDSVDECGAPVVVMAGGEPLLHKELPKIVEGVVARKKFAIVCTNALLLEKKIDQYKPSPYFTWSIHLDGDQEMHDKSVCQPGVYDRAVSALKAAKAKGFRVTINCTFFNDADAERVAAFFDTVTELGVDGITMSPGYAYERAPDQKHFLNRSATKELFRAIFRRGDRGRKWAFNQSTMFLDFLAGNQTYHCTPWGNPTRTVFGWQRPCYLLGEGYTETFKELMEETDWDAYGTGNYEKCADCMVHSGFEATAVKDTVTKPWKALGVVLRGVRTEGPMAPEIPLEGQRPAEYVFQRNVTQKLSEIRKAEAEEKARKTATAA, encoded by the coding sequence GTGGGCATACCCCTCCGTCAGATTGCGAGAGTCGGTAGCTATATCGTCCGGCAGCATCTTGCCGGTCGTAAGCGCTATCCACTCGTCCTGATGCTGGAACCGCTGTTCCGGTGCAACTTGGCTTGCGCGGGCTGCGGCAAGATCGATTATCCCGAGGCCATCTTGAACAAGCGCATTTCCGTCAAGGACGCGCTAGATTCGGTCGATGAATGTGGCGCGCCGGTCGTCGTCATGGCGGGCGGCGAGCCGCTCCTGCACAAGGAGCTGCCGAAGATCGTCGAGGGGGTTGTCGCGCGCAAGAAATTTGCGATCGTCTGCACCAACGCGTTGCTGCTCGAAAAGAAGATCGATCAATACAAGCCGAGCCCCTATTTCACCTGGTCGATCCATCTCGACGGCGACCAGGAGATGCACGACAAGTCGGTCTGCCAGCCGGGCGTTTATGATCGCGCCGTTTCGGCATTGAAAGCCGCCAAAGCGAAGGGTTTTCGCGTCACGATCAACTGCACCTTCTTCAACGACGCCGATGCGGAACGGGTCGCCGCGTTCTTCGACACGGTGACGGAGCTCGGCGTCGACGGCATCACGATGTCGCCAGGCTATGCCTATGAGCGGGCGCCCGACCAGAAGCACTTCCTGAACCGTTCGGCGACCAAGGAGTTGTTCCGCGCCATATTCCGACGCGGGGACCGCGGCCGCAAATGGGCGTTCAACCAGTCGACCATGTTCCTCGATTTCCTGGCCGGCAACCAGACCTACCACTGCACGCCCTGGGGCAATCCGACACGCACCGTCTTCGGCTGGCAGCGCCCCTGCTATCTCCTCGGTGAAGGCTACACCGAAACGTTCAAGGAGTTGATGGAAGAAACGGATTGGGACGCTTACGGCACCGGCAACTATGAGAAATGCGCCGACTGCATGGTCCATAGCGGCTTTGAGGCGACGGCCGTGAAGGATACGGTGACAAAACCCTGGAAGGCGCTCGGCGTGGTGCTGCGGGGCGTGAGGACGGAGGGCCCAATGGCGCCCGAGATTCCGCTCGAGGGGCAACGCCCGGCCGAGTATGTTTTCCAGCGCAACGTCACGCAGAAGCTCTCAGAAATCCGCAAGGCCGAGGCCGAGGAAAAGGCCCGGAAGACTGCGACAGCGGCCTAA
- a CDS encoding hopanoid-associated phosphorylase: MAKPPSPAASLLIISGLEREARIFTGPGVISICGDAPRLRTKLAQMADLPLRMVVSFGICGGLDPALRRGSLVVGAEIVSGGERIKADETAARRLERRLADAGERVVLGRMAGTDAPVLTVQSKTRLRTATGAIAVDMESLVAGRFARERGVPFAILRAVSDPADRDLPSLVLKAVGSDGRTNIAAVVAGLIGSPNQLPGLIAAARDSGAAFRALGRCRSLPGLFLGLGLADF; the protein is encoded by the coding sequence CCGTCACCGGCCGCGAGCCTCCTGATCATCAGCGGCTTGGAGCGCGAGGCGAGGATCTTCACCGGTCCGGGCGTCATATCGATCTGCGGAGATGCGCCCAGGTTGCGGACGAAGCTTGCTCAAATGGCGGATCTGCCACTGCGGATGGTCGTCAGCTTCGGCATCTGCGGCGGGCTCGATCCGGCGCTCCGCCGCGGCAGTCTGGTCGTTGGCGCCGAAATCGTCTCGGGGGGTGAGCGCATCAAGGCTGACGAGACTGCTGCGCGTAGGCTGGAGCGGCGCCTGGCCGATGCGGGCGAGCGTGTGGTCCTCGGACGCATGGCCGGGACCGATGCGCCGGTCCTGACAGTCCAGTCCAAAACGAGACTCCGCACCGCAACCGGAGCAATCGCGGTTGACATGGAGAGCCTGGTCGCCGGCCGCTTTGCGAGGGAGCGGGGCGTGCCGTTCGCGATCCTGCGCGCAGTCAGCGATCCGGCCGACCGCGACTTGCCATCCCTCGTCCTGAAAGCCGTGGGTTCCGACGGCCGAACCAATATCGCGGCCGTGGTCGCGGGCCTCATCGGCTCCCCGAACCAGTTGCCGGGGCTGATCGCGGCCGCTCGCGACAGCGGGGCTGCGTTCCGGGCCTTAGGCCGCTGTCGCAGTCTTCCGGGCCTTTTCCTCGGCCTCGGCCTTGCGGATTTCTGA